TTGCGCTGGTCGCTGTCATTGATGTTGGCGCAACTGCCGCTGCCGCTGCCGCTGCCGGTCTCCGCGTTGCAGGCATTGCGCAAATCCGAGTTGTTGATATTCGCACAGCCCCCATTGCCTATTTTGGCATTACAGTAGTTGCGCTGGTCACTGTCATTGATGTTGGCGCAACTGCCGCTGCCGCTGCCGCTGCCGGTCTCCGCGTTGCAGGCATTGCGCAAATCCGAGTTGTTGATACTCGCACAACTCCCGTTACCTGATTTGGCATTACAGTAGTTGCGCTGGTCACTGTCGCTGATGTTGGCACAACCCGCGTAGGCATACCCGCTAAGCATCAAAAACACAGCAAGGATCAGTCTCATCACATACGTCCATGGTTTTATCAGGAATCAGCCTGACTCTGGTAGCCCCACTGACAAGATGTCGTGGTGCGCCATCATATCGACATCATTTTGTAGTAAAGTTCCAGGCAGAAAAGGCAAGAAAAAGGTGACAGGAAAAGGTGATAGAACTATTTGAGTAAATAGTCCTGTCGCCATTTTCCAATAATGGAGAGGCAAGGATGACTGGACAGGTTTTGAAGTCGAAGTTGGTCAATTTTCTGGTGGCCGATGCCGAGGTGAATTACGGCAACGTGGACGATTTGTATTCCATGGCCGAGGCAGGGGATGTGGACGCGTTGGGCGATGTGCTGGAGGCCTTCAAGGAAGCATACGGAGGACTTTGGGTTGGCGGGAAGATGGAGCTGACGCAAAAAATGGTTCGTTTGAGTGCCAATGCCATGAACCGTCTTGTTCAGGACGGGACGCTGGATATTGAGCTCCCACTGGCATTCATCCGAAAGGTCACTATTGAAGGCGGGTTCATGACGAAGATCATCCGTCTGGATACCGGCGCTGGCAGCGTTAAATTCCGGTGTTTTGGTGCGAAGGATGTCGCGGCGCTGATAGAGAAGACAATTCACTCGCCAACTCGACAGGCCTGAACAACACAAAAAACCCGCAACTCAGTGCGGGTTTTTTTACGACTCAACTTTGATCACTGACTCTTGGGTGCATCAAACCCGCGCTGCTCAATCACCCGAAACACATCGCTCACATCCTGGACCATGATCCGGGCGATGTTGGTGACGGTGTTGATGTCGTGTTCGGCATAGTCGGGGAGGCTGGTGCAGGCCATGAGGTTGAGGTATTTGAGGACGGCGTTGAGGCGTTCGCTGAGGCAGTTGTGGAGTTCGCGCAGTGGGGCGTCGTAGTCGATGAGCAGGACGGGGTAGTCAGTAGCGAGTTGAGACATGGGGGTGAAGCGGCGGGGCGGATTGTTTGTTGGCATTGGATAAGATTCTTTATTAAAGGAATGAACCGCCACCTTTTTTGCTGCGAAACAAAATGGGTGGCAACTGTGCGCGGGTTCGCAGACCAGGAAGAATCAAACCCGGCAGACTCGAAAGTCTCCCACGCACAGCCGCCATAAACTGCGACACAGGCGAAGCTCGCCTGGGTGTCTTATGACGGTGCCGGCTGATTCTATTCTGTAGGGCTGCGAAACCCAATCGCTAACTTTGGTCAGCGACGGGTCGAATATAGGCGGCGATTTTGGTGCCTGCAAACGGGTGTGTAGGACCAAAATCGTTACTTTGTGGCTGATGGCGGATCCTGCATTCAGCTGAATAACAGTCGGGAAATCAGAACGTGTTTAATGCCAGCTGAACCGTGCGTGCCGGATTTGCAGCAGCTGTGCAGCCGAACGCAGGCTTCGCCAGCTGCTACGGGATGTGGGCATGTTTAAAATGTTGTCGGATTTTTGGGCTGCTTCGCCGCCCAGCGGGAGCAAGCTCCCTCGCCACAGGGGGCGGTTTCCTACGTGAAATTCGGACGTCAAGATTCGACGATTGTCAGGGTGAAGTCCTGGTGAGCAGTGGAGTCAGGCCGATGCCCCCTCTTGAAAATAATTCCAGTGTCCACCGCCGTCTAAAAAATGTACGTTGATGTACATTTTATGTACGCCTTGCACGCAGCCGCGTACAGTTGCCGGGACATCAGATATCAAAGAGGAAGCCAAAATGCCGCAGGCAGGAAAGACGCGAATCAAGGCGCAAGAAGCGGGTTGGCGTGGCTCCGTCAATGGCTGGCTGGACGCGGCTTACGATGCGCTGAAGGAATCCGGTGTGGACGCCGTGCGGGTGATGCCGTTAGCCAAGCGGCTGAATTTGTCGCGCACCAGTTTCTACTGGTTTTATGAAGACCGGGAGCAGTTGCTCGCGGCGCTGCTGGCGCGGTGGCGGGACAAGAACACCGGCGGCCTGATTGGCCAGTGCGAGAGTTATTCAGAAAGTATTTCCGAAGCGATCCTCAACGTTTTCGAATGCTGGTTAAACCCTGATTTGTTTGACTCGCAGTTTGAATTTGCCGTGCGCAGCTGGGCGCTGCAATCGGCTGAGGTGTCCGCCGAAATCGCGCTGGCTGATGAAGCGCGAATCAATGCCCTGGCCGCGATGTTCCGACGGTTCGGTTATGAGGTTGCGGCCGCCGACGCTCGGGCCAGAACGATCTATCTCACCCAGATCGGCTACATCTCCATGAAAACCACTGAGGATATCGTCGTACGTTTCCGGCGAATCCCTGAGTACGTCACCGTATTTACCGGCAAAGCACCGAAGCGGCGCGAGCTCGACCGGTTTTATGGGAAATTCGGCTACGCAGAAAAAGAGCCGGGGGTTTTCGTGTCACGGGTCGACAGCTTTGAGGAGGCCACCCCCGATGCAGAATAGAACCCTGGGCATCATCGGTGGCACCGGCTGGCTGGGCCGCGCGATTGCGCAGGCGCTGCTCGATACCGGCTTTATCCGTCCTGATCGTTTGCTGGTCTCGAACCGATCCGGCACCCACACGTTCGAACCACCGGTGCGGCTGCTGGCTGACAACCAGCAGCTGGTGGATCTCAGCGATATCGTTGTGCTGTCGATCCGGCCAGAACAATTTCGCCAACTCCAGATAAACGCCAGGGGCAAGCTCGTGATTTCCCTGATGGCCGGGGTCCCGGCGACGGCTATTCGCGCGGCAACGGGCGCCGAAGTGGTGGTACGTGCGATGCCGAATGCGGCGGTGGAAATCAGGCAATCGTTCACGCCTTGGTGCTGTCCTGCCAGCCTGTGCGAGCAGGACCGAGCGCTGGTGCAACGGTTGTTCGAATGCGTGGGCACGGCGGATGAAGTGCCGGATGAGGACTGTATCGATTACCTCAGCGCGCTGTCCGGCACCGGGCCTGCCTTGGCGGCGATGTTGCATCAGGCGTTGATGAATCAGGCGGTGGCGGCGGGCATCCCGGCCGCCATCGCACAACGAGCCGCACAAGGTGTGGTGGTGGGCGGCGGTCAATTACTCGCCAGCCACGATCCCCGGCAAATGATTGAAAACTTGATGGCTTATCGCGGGGTGACGGCGGCCGTGCTGCAGTCGATGGCTGATCAGGGCATCGAAGCCATGGTGGGGCGTGCCGTGCAGGAAGGCGCGCAAGTGGCCCGGCGAGGCATGTAGTCGATCGGTCCGTGCCCACACTTTGCGCCCGAAGCGCCTCCTTCCGCTCAGGGAAGGAGGCTGTCGAGTCAAATATCTTTCACCAGTCGCAACGCGTCATAGATCGCCGCGTGGGTATTTCGAGCGGACACCGCATCACCAATCCTGAACAACTGGAAACGCCCTTGCGGGTTGGTGACGATGTGCTGTGCGTTGCCCGCGATGAGGTCGTGCTGTTCGACTGCGCCTTCATTGCTCGAATGAGGACGAAGGTCGAAATACAGGTCATCCAGGGGGATCGTGCCGTGGTTGACGACGACCTGATCGACCACGCGTTGCTTGTGGACCTTTCCGTAATCGCTGCCGAACGTCGCAATGAGCCTGCCATCGCGCTTCTCGACTGACTCGACCCGATAGGTGACGGTGAAGGTGACGGCCAGGTCCTGCAGGCTGCGCATGTAGGGCACCAGGTTCATCGCCATGACTTCGGGTGCAAAAGACCGGTCTGGGGTGACTATCTCGACGGTCGCACCGCT
This region of Pseudomonas mandelii genomic DNA includes:
- a CDS encoding fructose-bisphosphate aldolase translates to MPTNNPPRRFTPMSQLATDYPVLLIDYDAPLRELHNCLSERLNAVLKYLNLMACTSLPDYAEHDINTVTNIARIMVQDVSDVFRVIEQRGFDAPKSQ
- a CDS encoding TetR/AcrR family transcriptional regulator, translated to MPQAGKTRIKAQEAGWRGSVNGWLDAAYDALKESGVDAVRVMPLAKRLNLSRTSFYWFYEDREQLLAALLARWRDKNTGGLIGQCESYSESISEAILNVFECWLNPDLFDSQFEFAVRSWALQSAEVSAEIALADEARINALAAMFRRFGYEVAAADARARTIYLTQIGYISMKTTEDIVVRFRRIPEYVTVFTGKAPKRRELDRFYGKFGYAEKEPGVFVSRVDSFEEATPDAE
- a CDS encoding pyrroline-5-carboxylate reductase family protein, translated to MQNRTLGIIGGTGWLGRAIAQALLDTGFIRPDRLLVSNRSGTHTFEPPVRLLADNQQLVDLSDIVVLSIRPEQFRQLQINARGKLVISLMAGVPATAIRAATGAEVVVRAMPNAAVEIRQSFTPWCCPASLCEQDRALVQRLFECVGTADEVPDEDCIDYLSALSGTGPALAAMLHQALMNQAVAAGIPAAIAQRAAQGVVVGGGQLLASHDPRQMIENLMAYRGVTAAVLQSMADQGIEAMVGRAVQEGAQVARRGM